One stretch of Corynebacterium imitans DNA includes these proteins:
- a CDS encoding DEAD/DEAH box helicase, with product MVSHASSSQSLPDDEYTPEAFGAEGEQPEQTPIEQLEFLAEFRAARPFPLDEFQVQACADIERGHGVLVCAPTGSGKTIVGEFAVALALQQGTKCFYTTPIKALSNQKYHDLVAEHGENAVGLLTGDTSINGSAEIVVMTTEVLRNMIYANSGQLHRLSHVVMDEIHYLADRDRGAVWEEIILNLDESVSLIGLSATVSNSEEFGEWLDAVRGDTTIVVSEHRPVPLSQYMMVGRKVFPLFEPGTGEGGKVNTSLLRAIERIEAGTHDVGRADFESGRGFRSRAKGSRSGRMRGQDKIKPVGRPQVVAALGGRDMLPAIVFIFSRAGCDGALFQCLRSRKELTTPEEQDEARAIIDAGVEGIPDEDLDVLNYRQLRTAWLRGYAAHHAGLLPAFKHIVEQLFVRGLVKVVFATETLALGINMPARTVVLEKLVKFNGEAHVDLTPGQYTQLTGRAGRRGIDHIGNAVVQWAPAMDPREVAGLASTRTYPLISQFQPGYNMAINMLGMNGYEDSIRLIEQSFAQFQTNRSVVGEVRDIDRLRTKVRRQREKLHADVAKFAPPGDDPAADLVEYLGLRRDLSEAEKEARRHARENRQQETETILGRLRVGEVIALPGKKKPELAAVVQVAGKRRDPRPWVTTERGWSGRIDAASFRNPPVVVGQIKVPRHVQDQPRKHTRKVVSQLHSGNLHAPRKLREKARVRPTKKVTALREAVHNHPVHAWPAHDRELLARVGEELVRDERKLAALTRSVDRSTDSLGRTFERIIGLLTELDYVELREGEPAVSEEGERLARIHNVSDLLVAQCLKRGIWDELDPAELAGVASMVVFENRKTTHGTPEAATEAMAEAMGETMRIYGELTSDEQRHQLPATRLPDPAFALSLHQWTAGAPLGYALAAAAECGAELTPGDFVRWCRQVIDLLEQVKKTGYSDEIRTSANKAIDAIRRGVVALGN from the coding sequence ATGGTTTCCCACGCTTCTTCTTCGCAGTCTCTGCCCGATGACGAGTACACCCCGGAAGCGTTTGGTGCCGAGGGGGAACAGCCGGAGCAGACGCCAATCGAACAGCTCGAGTTCCTCGCGGAGTTTCGCGCCGCGCGTCCTTTCCCCCTCGACGAGTTCCAGGTACAAGCGTGCGCCGATATCGAGCGCGGCCACGGCGTGTTGGTGTGCGCGCCGACTGGCTCCGGCAAGACCATCGTGGGAGAGTTCGCCGTCGCACTCGCGCTGCAGCAAGGCACGAAGTGCTTCTACACCACGCCGATTAAGGCGCTGAGCAATCAGAAGTACCACGACCTCGTCGCCGAGCACGGCGAAAACGCGGTCGGCCTGCTCACGGGAGACACCTCGATTAACGGCAGCGCGGAGATCGTCGTGATGACCACCGAGGTGCTGCGCAACATGATCTACGCCAATTCCGGCCAGCTGCACCGCCTCTCGCACGTGGTGATGGACGAGATCCACTACCTAGCCGACCGCGACCGCGGCGCGGTGTGGGAGGAAATCATCCTCAACCTCGACGAGTCTGTCAGCCTCATCGGCCTCTCGGCCACCGTCTCCAACTCGGAGGAATTCGGCGAGTGGCTCGACGCCGTGCGCGGCGACACCACCATCGTCGTCTCGGAGCACCGCCCGGTGCCGTTGAGCCAGTACATGATGGTTGGCCGCAAGGTCTTCCCGCTCTTCGAACCCGGCACGGGGGAGGGCGGCAAGGTCAACACCTCGCTGCTGCGCGCCATCGAGCGCATCGAGGCCGGCACGCACGACGTGGGCCGTGCGGACTTCGAATCAGGCCGCGGCTTCCGCTCGCGCGCAAAGGGCAGCCGCAGCGGGCGCATGCGCGGCCAGGACAAGATCAAGCCGGTGGGCAGGCCCCAAGTCGTGGCCGCACTCGGCGGGCGCGACATGCTGCCTGCCATCGTGTTCATCTTCTCCCGCGCCGGCTGCGATGGGGCACTGTTCCAGTGCCTGCGCTCGCGCAAGGAGCTCACCACGCCCGAGGAGCAAGACGAGGCCAGGGCGATTATCGACGCCGGCGTAGAGGGCATCCCCGACGAGGACCTCGACGTGCTCAACTACCGCCAGCTGCGCACCGCTTGGCTGCGCGGCTACGCTGCCCACCACGCGGGCCTGCTCCCGGCATTTAAGCACATCGTGGAGCAACTGTTCGTCCGAGGTCTGGTCAAGGTGGTCTTCGCTACTGAGACGCTGGCGCTTGGGATCAACATGCCGGCACGTACCGTCGTGTTGGAGAAGCTGGTGAAGTTCAACGGCGAGGCGCACGTGGATCTCACCCCGGGCCAGTACACGCAACTTACAGGCCGTGCCGGGCGCCGCGGCATTGACCACATCGGCAACGCCGTGGTGCAGTGGGCACCTGCGATGGATCCCCGCGAGGTCGCGGGCCTTGCCTCGACGCGAACCTACCCGCTGATCTCACAGTTCCAGCCCGGCTACAACATGGCGATCAACATGCTGGGCATGAACGGCTACGAGGACTCGATCCGGTTGATCGAGCAGTCTTTCGCACAGTTCCAAACTAACCGCTCGGTGGTGGGCGAGGTGCGCGATATCGACCGTCTGCGGACGAAGGTACGCCGCCAGCGCGAGAAGCTGCACGCGGACGTGGCCAAATTCGCCCCACCCGGGGATGACCCGGCTGCAGACCTAGTGGAGTACTTGGGCCTGCGCCGCGATCTGAGCGAGGCAGAAAAGGAGGCCCGCCGCCACGCGAGAGAAAACCGCCAGCAGGAAACCGAGACGATCCTGGGGCGGTTGCGCGTGGGCGAGGTCATCGCACTGCCGGGGAAGAAGAAGCCGGAGTTGGCCGCCGTCGTCCAGGTCGCTGGCAAGCGGCGCGATCCGCGCCCGTGGGTGACCACCGAGCGCGGCTGGTCGGGCCGCATCGACGCCGCCTCCTTCCGTAACCCACCCGTGGTCGTGGGCCAGATCAAGGTGCCGCGGCACGTGCAGGATCAGCCGCGCAAGCACACCCGCAAGGTGGTCAGCCAGCTTCACAGCGGCAACCTGCACGCGCCGCGCAAGCTGCGGGAGAAGGCGCGGGTGCGCCCGACGAAGAAGGTCACGGCGCTGCGCGAGGCTGTGCACAACCACCCGGTGCATGCCTGGCCCGCGCACGATCGCGAGCTTTTGGCCCGGGTCGGTGAGGAGCTCGTCCGCGACGAGCGCAAGCTCGCCGCGCTTACCCGCAGCGTCGATCGCTCTACTGATTCGCTCGGCCGCACCTTCGAGCGCATCATCGGCCTGCTCACTGAACTCGACTACGTCGAGCTGCGCGAGGGCGAGCCTGCCGTGAGCGAGGAGGGCGAACGCCTCGCCCGCATCCACAATGTGTCCGACCTGCTCGTCGCCCAGTGCCTCAAGCGCGGCATCTGGGATGAGCTCGATCCCGCCGAGCTCGCCGGTGTTGCGTCCATGGTCGTCTTTGAAAACCGCAAGACCACCCACGGCACGCCGGAAGCGGCAACTGAGGCGATGGCAGAGGCAATGGGGGAGACCATGCGCATCTATGGCGAGCTGACCTCCGACGAGCAGCGCCACCAGCTGCCGGCCACCCGCCTGCCCGATCCCGCCTTCGCGCTCTCACTGCACCAGTGGACCGCAGGTGCCCCGCTTGGCTACGCGCTCGCGGCCGCCGCCGAATGCGGCGCGGAGCTGACCCCGGGCGACTTCGTGCGCTGGTGCCGACAAGTCATTGACCTGCTCGAGCAGGTGAAGAAGACCGGCTACAGCGATGAGATTCGCACCTCGGCGAACAAGGCGATTGACGCGATCCGACGCGGCGTCGTCGCCCTGGGCAACTAG